CCGCCAGCGGCAGCACCAGCCGCTCGACGGCCACCAGGGCGAGCACGGCAGCCCCGAGCCGCAGCGCGGCGTCACCGACACCCAGCGTCCCGCGGACCAGGCCCAGCGACACCACGACGACGGCCAGCAGGCCGAGCGCGGCGAGCCAGGGCGAGCGCAGTCGCAGCGGCCCGATCACGACAGCACCGCCGCGCGGATGGCCAGTGCCAGCTCCAGCGCGGTGGCCGCGACCGTGCGGCCGCCGTGGGTCAGGCTGCCGGGTGTGGTGCCGCGCACGCCTGCGTCAAGCAGGGCGAGGGCACCTGCGGTCCCGTGGCCGTCCATCACCGCGGGATGCTCGGCATCGGCGCTCGCGGGCTCCGGCACCGTCGCGGAGACAGCCGTGGTGACGGCCACGAGCCAGCCCAGGTCGTCGGTGGGGTCGACGGCTGGCAGGGCGTCCACGACGGCGGCGGGGACACCGACCGTCAGCAGGCGGCGGCGGGACCAGCCGCCCGTGACCGGCGGTGGCTCCGCGCCGGTCTGGTGCCCGAGGGCGGGTGCGCTGTGCTCGGCGACGGCGGGTGCGCGGTGCTCGGCGACAGCGGGTTCGGGGTGCGGCGCGCGCTCGGCGAGATCGGGCTCCCGCCGGGGTGCGGCAACAGGGGTCGAGCGGCGCAGGGCGGGTGCGGGGGCTGGGGTCGGAACGGGGGCCGGGACGGTGGCTGGAGCTGGGGGGAGCGGTGCGCCCCCGGCCTCCTCGCTCTCCGCCCGCTCGAGCAGCCCCTCGAGGGCTGCGGTCACCGCTTCGGCCGAAGGGCGCCCGCCCCCGGCAGGCACGGCGAGCACCTCGTAGCGGTCCTTGCCCATGAGGCCGCGGACCCCGGAGCGGACCTTGCGGGCCCGGCGTACCTGCAAGTCGGGTCCGAGCGCTGCCACCGCGGTGGCCATGGCCTCCTCGAGTGACTCGCCGGTGAAGACCTCGACGACCTCCCCGAGCTCGCCCTCGACCACGGGCGTGACCGGGTCGCCGGTCACCGGTCCATCGGTCACATCAGGCTGCGGCACGCTGGGCAAGGTGGATCACCCCCACGGGGTCGACGGTGAGCGAGCGGGACAGCTCGCTGTAGGCGAGCACGGGAAGGTCAGGACGTCCAGCGGCGACCATCCGGCGTACGGCGGGGCGCAGCTGCGCGGCGCACACCACAGCCGGTCGGTGCCCCGACGCCTCCGCGGTGCTGACGGCGTCACCGATGCCCTGGACGAGCTGCTCCATGCGGATCGGGTCGAGGGCGAGCCAGCTGCCGCTGTCGCCTCCCCGGGCCGACTCGAGCAGTGACTGCTCGAGCAGCGGGTCGAGGGTCAGCGCGGCGAGCCTGCCGCCGACCGACGCCCCTGCGGAGATCGTCGGACCGAGCACGCCACGAGCCGCCTCCACGAGGGCCTCGGGGCTGCGGGTCTCGCGGGAGCGGGCCGTGACGGCCTCGAGGATGCGGGTCAGGTCGCGGACCGGGACACCCTCGGCGAGCAGCTCGCGCAGGACCCGCTGCACCTCGGCCAGCGACAGCGACTCGGTGCCGACCTCGGCCGCGACGACCGGCGAGATCGTCTTCACCGCGTCGACGAGGACCTGCACGTCCTGCCGGGTCAGCAGGTCGGCGGCGCAGCTGCGGACCACCTCCGACAGGTGCGTGACGATGACCGAGGCGCGGTCGATGACCGTGGCCCCCTCGGCGGCCAGCACCTGGGCCAGCTCGTCCTGCACCCACGTCGCGGGCAGGCCGAACACCGGGTCGACGGTGGCGCGTCCCGGCAGGCCCCGGGCGTCGTCGCCCAGCACCATGGAGTGCCCGGGCGGCGCCTCGCCGCGGGCGGTCTCGACGCCGTGCACCTTGACGACGTAGGTGGAGGCGGGCAGCCCCATGGCGTCGCGGGTGCGGACCGGCGGCACGACCAGGCCGAGGTCGGTCGCGATCCGCTTGCGCAGGGCCCGCACCCGGTCCATCAGGCTGCCGCCGCGGCTCGGGTCGAGCAGGTCGAGCAGGTCGGGGGCCAGCTCGAGCTCGAGCGGCTCGACCCGGACCTGCTCGAGCACCACCTCGGTCTGCTCGCTCTCCGCCGCCGGCTCGGCGACCGCAGGGTCCTCGGTGGGAGAGGGGTTGCGTGCGGCGAGCAGGAGGAGCAGCCCGGCCAGGGCGAGGAAGGGCAGCTTGGGCATCTGGGGCATCAGGCCGAGGGCTGCGACCGCGACCGCACCGACGCGCAGCGCCAGCGACGACCGCAGCAGCTGCGTGACGAGGTCGGAGCCGAGGCCCCCATCGTGGTCGCTCTGCACCCGGGTGACGACGATGCCGCTGGCCACCGAGATGAGCAGTGCGGGCACCTGCGAGACGAGTCCGTCGCCGACCGAGAGCAGGGCGTAGGTGCCGATCGCCTCGGACAGCGTCATCCCGTGCTGCAGCACCCCGATCGCGAAGCCGCCGAGCAGGTTGACCGTCACGATGACGATCGCCGCGATCGCGTCGCCCTTCACGAACTTCGAGGCACCGTCCATCGAGCCGTAGAAGTCGGCCTCGCGGGAGACGTCGAGGCGCCGTTGCCGGGCCTGCGCGTCGTCGATGAGCCCGGAGTTGAGGTCGGCGTCGATGGCCATCTGCTTGCCGGGCATCGCGTCGAGGGTGAAGCGGGCGGCCACCTCGGCGACGCGACCGGCGCCGTTGGTGATGACGACGAACTGGATGATGACGAGGATCAGGAAGATCACGAGACCGACCACGAGGCTGCCGCCGACGACGACGGAGCCGAAGGCGTGCACGACCTTGCCCGCCTCGCCCTCGGTGAGGATGAGCCTCGTCGTCGAGATGTTGAGCGCGAGCCGCATCAGCGTCGTGACGAGCAGCAGGGCGGGGAAGACGCTGAAGTCCAGCGCGCGCTCGGCGGTGATGGCGGTGAGCAGGATGACGACGGCGACCGCGAGGTTGGTGGCCAGCAGCATGTCGAGCAGCAGCGGCGGCAGCGGCACCACCATCATGATGACGACGCTCACCACGATCAGGGGTACGCCGACGGCCGCTCCCCGACCGCCTCGTGCCTTCGTCGGGCTGGTCATGCGGCCACCTCCGTGCGGGTCGGGTGCCAGGTCGGTCGGGTGCCGCGGCGGCGCGCGGCGTAGACGACGGCGAGGACCTCCGCCACCGCCCGGAACAGCTCGATGGGGATGGTGTCGCCGACCTCCGTGGCCCGGTAGAGCGCGCGGGCCAGCGGCTTGTCGGCCAGCACGGGGACGCCGTGCTCGACGGCGATCGCCTTGATGCGGTCGGCGACCACGCCGGCACCCCGGGCGACGACGACGGGGGCCGCCGAGCCAGGGACGTACTGCAGCGCCACCACGAGGTGGGTCGGGTTGGCCAGCACGACGTCGGCGCGGGGGACGGCCTGCACCATCCGGCTGCGCGCCATCGCCAGCTGGCGGGAGCGCATCGCGCCCTTGGCCTGCGGGTTGCCCTCCTGCTGCTTGTGCTCGTCCTGGATGTCCTGGTGGCTCATGCGGGACTGCTTGTTGAAGCTGTGGCGCTGCCAGGCCGCGTCGGCGAGGCCGACGACGACGGCGAGCAGCGCCATCCGCCAGAGCATCCCGGTCGTCGCGTCGCCGACGATGCTGCGCAGCGACTCCAGGCCGCCGCCCGAGGCGATCAGCTTCGCGTAGCCGTCCTGCCAGGCGCCGTAGGTGACCAGTGCGAGCAGCGCGAGCTTGACGGTGTTGCGCAGCAGCTCGACCAGGGAGTGCTGCGACACCATCCGCTTGGCGGTCTTGGCCGGCGACATGCGGTCCCAGCTCGGCTTGAGCGCGTGCGGGTTGGGTGCTGAGCGGGTGACGAGCGAACCCGAGGCGAGGGCGGCCGCGCCGACCAGTGCGACCGGCAGCGCGATCGCCTTGACGCTGTCGACCAGCAGACCCGCGGTGAGCTCGCGCGCCTGGGCGAGGCTCTCCACGTCGGCGCGACCCAGCAGCAGCGCCATGTGCTCCTCGACGACGCCGGTGAGCGACCCGACGAGCATCGGCATCACGAGCACGAGGGCGACGAGCGAGACACCGGAGGGCAGGTCGACCGAGCGGGCCGCGGAGCCCTTCTTGCGCAGGTCCTGCTTCTTCTTGGGGGTGGCCTTCTCGGTCTTCTCACCGCTCACACCAGCACCTCGGAGGGCAGCCGCAGCGCGGGCTCGATGAGCGCCGCCGCGTGACCGGGCAGGAGGGCGAGGGTGGCGCCGCCCGCGGTGAGGGCGATGAGGGTCTTGACGGGCAGGGCGACCGACAGCGTGTTGGCCTGTGGCACGAAGCGCGCAGCGAGCGCCAGGGCGACGTCGGTGAGGAAGAGCACGCCGAGCAGGGGGGCGGCCACCATCAGCGCGGCCCCCACGACCGTGGTCGCGGCGTGCCCCACCACCCCGGCGCTCGCCTCCGACAGCGCCGGCAGCTCGTCGAGGGGCATCACCCGGAACGACGCGACGAAGCCGCCGATGATGACGCGGTAGCCCTCGGTGGCGAACAGCACGGCACCGAAGCAGAGCGAGAACAGCCGGGAGAACGCCGCCGCGGGCTGGCCGGTCAGGGGGTCGACGAGCGAGGAGAACGAGAAGCCACCGGCGAGGTCGATCAGGGTGCCGGCGACCTCGAAGGCGCTGAAGAGCAGCCCGGTGAGGAAGCCGAGCAGCAGGCCGATCCCGGCCTGGGCGAGGACCAGGGTGGCGAAGCCGGGGAGGTCGGTCGGGATCGTGCCGACGGGGACGAGCGGGGTGAGGAACAGCGCCAGCGCGACACCGACTGCCAGCCGACCCGGTGAGGCGACGCCGCGCGCCGAGATGACAGGGGCGGTGACGACCCAGGCGGTGGTCCTGGTCAGGACGAGCAGGAACGCCGACAGCGTGGCCGTGCCCGGCAGCAGGGCGCTGAGCTCCTCGGGCACTAGCCCACCAGCTCCGGGATCCGTGACCACAGCTCGGCGGTGAAGTCGACCGTGATGCGCAGCATCCAGCCGCCGGTCACGGCAAGCACCGCGCCACCGATGGCGAGCTTGGGCACCATCGACAGCGTCTGGTCCTGCACCTGGAAGACCGCCTGCAGGAGGCTCACCACGACGCCGATGACGAGGGCCACGATGAGCAGCGGGCCGGAGAGCTTGGCGGCCAGCAGCAGCGCCTGGCCGGCGATGTTGACGATGTCGGACTCGGTCATCCGAAGCTCCTGACCAGCGACGAGGTGATGAGGTACCAGCCGTCGACCGCCACGAACAGCAGCAGCTTGAAGGGCAGCGAGATGAGCGACGGCGGCAGCATCGCCATGCCCATCGCCGACAGCGCGGCGCTGATGACGAGGTCGAGCACGATGAACGGCACGAAGATGACGAAGCCGATGAGGAACGCCGCCCGCAGCTCGCCGATGACGTACGCCGGGATGAGCGTCGTCGTGGCGACGTCCTCGGGGGTCGCGGGCCGCTCCGCGCGGGACAGCTCGACGAACATCTCGAGGTCCTTCTCGCGGACCTGCTCCAGCATGAACTCGCGGAACGGCTCCATGCCGCGCTCGAACGCCACCGACTGCGAGATCGTCCCGTCGAGGTAGGGCTGCAGCGCGTTGTCGTTGGCCTCCGACAGCACCGGCCCCATCACGAAAAAGGTGAGGAACAGCGCCAGCCCGATGAGCACCTGGTTGGGCGGGACGCCCTGGGTGCCGAGGGCGGAGCGGGTGAAGCCCAGCACGATGACGATGCGGGTGAACGCCGTGATCATGATCAGCAGGCCGGGTAGCAGGGACAGCGAGCCGAGCAGCAGGACGAGGGTGACCGGGTTGGTCGTCCCGCCGTCGCCCACATCGCGCAGGTCCGGCACACCGGGGGTGCCCGTCGTACCCGGCCTGGGGGTCGCCGTGGCACCGGGGACGGCGGGGGCGACGGGCGCCACGGGCGCCACGGTCGCGACCGGGCGGACCGGCTCGATGGACACGGCCGACGCGGCGGTCGCACCCGTGACGAGCAGCCCGGCGACGAGCGCGACCAGGGTCAGCGCACGGCGGACGCCCTCTCCGCAGCGCGGAAGGCGGGCGCGCACGCGCGTGACCACGGGTGCTCCTCGTCGAGCAGGGCGTCCGTGCGCGCGGTGCGGGGCCGCGGGAGGTCGGGCGTCGCGGTTCCGTCCGCGACGGGGACGGCGGGGGCCGTCCGGGGGGGCACTGCCAGGGGTACGACGGGGGTGGGTCGGCCGGTCGCATGGGCGAGCGCGGCCGTGACGGCCGCCTTCGACAGCTCGGTGGCGTCGAGGACCCGGCCACCGCGCGAGGCCCAGAGGTTCTTGAGGAAGGCCGGCAGCGTCGGTGGTGCCGGTGGCGTGGCTGGGGAGGCGGGGGTCGCACCGGTGGCGGGCGCTGTGGCTGCGACGGGGAGCGTCACCGGCTCGACCCGCTCGCCGGTCTGGTCCTGCAGCAGGGTGACCGTGTGCTCGGTGACTCCGAGGACGTACTCGCGTCCGTCCAGTCGCACGACGGTGAGAGCGGCGCCCTTGGCCAGCCGGGCCGAGGCCACGACCTGCATCGCGCCGGCCCGCTTCGCCCCCACGCCCCCGGTGCGCTTGAGCACGACCAGGACGACGGCGAGCAGCCCGAAGACGAGCAGCACACGCGCGAGCGCACCGACGACGTCCACCGGCTAGCGCTCCACGACGGCGGTGACGCGGACACCGAACTGGCCGTCGATGACGACCACCTCGCCGCGGGCGACGAGGCAGCCGTTGACGAGGACGTCGACGGGAGCGTCGGCCGCGCGGTCGAGCTCGAGCACGGCACCCGGTCCGAGTGAGAGCAGGTCGCGCAGCGGCAGCTTCACGCGGCCCAGCTCGACGGCGAGCTCGACCTGCACCTCGGCCAGCAGGCGGAGGTCACGGGCGTCACCGGTGGAGGGCAGGCCTTCCCCGAGGTCGGGGAGGTCGGGTCGCTCGAGGTCGGGCAGGTCCGTCGCGGTCGGCCCCATGACCGGGCCGCTGCGCGGTGCCGGGATGCCCGCGACCACGGCGGTGGTCGCCGTGACGGGGTCGCTCGCGGTCGTGACGTCGGTGACGGGCTCGTCGAGCGTGGCCGTCACGGTCGCAGCCTGCGGCAGCGACTCGGGGACGCCGGCGAAGGCGTCGGCGAAGTCGTCGGGCAGCGACATGTCAGCGTCCTCCGGAGGTGTGGGTGGTGGCGGTGAGGACCGAGCCGACCTGGACGGCCCGGCGGCGGCCACGCCGGCCGAGGGCCGCGGTGAGGACGGTGAGGTCACCGGCGCTGCAGGCGAGCACGCCGACCAGTGCCCCCTCGGCGCCGGGCTCGAGCCGAAGGACGTCGCCGGGCACGAGGTCCTCGACCTGGTCGGCGGAGACGCGCGTGGTCGGCAGGCGCAGGCTGACGTCGACGGGGACGTCGGCGAGGGCGGCGTGCGCTACGGGGGTCGGTGCGGCGGGGTGCGGTGCCGCGTCGCTCGGCAGCAGCGACTTTGCCGGCAGGCAGACCGTGACGACCAGCGCGGCACCGGTCGGGAGCACGACGTCGAGGGGCAGGGCAAGCACCTCGCCGGTGCCGGGCGGCAGCTCCTCGTCGGAGACCGCACCGGCTTCGAAGGTCGTCACGCCACGGTCGGCGAGGGCCTCGGCCAGCGGGCGGAGGGCGGGCACGAGGTGCTGCAGCAGCAGCGCCTGCTCCAGCGCCGTCGTGGCTCGGGACTCCGGCTCGCCGGGACCACCCATGAGCAGGTCGGCGAGGGCCACGGCCGCCTCGACCGGGACGAGCAGCAGACCCGGGTCGGGCAGGCCGCAGAGCAGGGGCGCCCAGACCGCGCCGGGGCTCGCGACCTCCACGAGAGCCGCCCGACGGGGTGCCGTGCAGGTGATGACGACCGAGCGGCCGGTGGCGAGCCCGAGGACCAGGCCCACCCGCGGCGCGGCGTCCGCGATCGCCGCGACGAGGCGGTGCGCGCCCGACGGCATCGGGAGCGGGTCCCGGAAGTCGAACAGTGAGGCGGCCACGCTGATCCATCGTCGTCCCAGGGCCGATCCCCAGGGCCCGATAGGACCATCTGCACGACCACCCGCACGGGCCATGCGCTCGTGGTCCCTGCGTGCGCTCCCGCGCGGGCCGCTGTCGGCATACGGCTCAGTGGCCTCCGTCCCCCTCCTCGCCGGGTTCAGGGGTCGGGGCAGGGGTGGGTGACGCGGATGAGGTCGCGGACGTCGGGGACGTTGCCGCCTTCACGGCCTTCGGTGTCGTGGTCGGGGCCGCGACGACGATCTCCACGCGTCGGTTCGCCGACCAGGCCGCCTCGGTCGCGCCCTTGCGGCGCGGCCGCGTGTCGGCGTAGCCCGCGGCGGACAGTCGGTTGCTGGGGACCTTCTGGGCGTCGTGCAGGAAGCGCAGGACGATGGTGGCGCGGGCGGTCGAGAGCTCCCAGTTGGAGGGGAACTGCGCGCTGCTGATGGGCCGGCTGTCGGTGTGGCCCTCGACGACGAGGTTGTTGCCGATCCCTCGGAAGACCTTGCCCAGCTGCCCGAGCAGCTGGTCGCCCTTCGGGTTGAGCTGCGCCTCGCCGCTCTCGAAGAGCACCCCGCTGGTGACGTACAGGACGAGTCCGCGCGGATCAGCGGCGACGTCGACCTTGTCGGCGAGACCCACGGCCGTGACCCGCTCGTTGATCTGCTTGCGGAGCTCGTCGAACTTCTCCCGGTCGATGACGGGAGGTGGCTCCTCGGGGCCACCAGGGTTCGGCACCCAGGCCGACGCCTCCGGGATCGGGTCGCCGTCCTCGGGAGCGAGCGGCTCGTCGGAGACGTCGCCCTCGGTCGGCACGCCCTCGCCGGGGAGCTGGGGCAGCACCGTCCCGGTGCCCTGCGCGAAGGCCTCCTTGAAGGTCTGGAACTTCTTCAGGTCCAGGCTCGAGATCGCGAACATCATCAGGAACGTGACCATGAGCAGCGTCATCATGTCGGCCAGGGCGATGAGCCAGGCCTCGCTCGGGTGCTCCTCGTGGTCCTCGTGCCGATGGGGGCGCCTCACCTCAGGCCGCCTTCTTCTCTTCCATTCCGGCCCGGACCTTCGGGGCGAGGTGGCTCTTCAGCTTCTCGCCGACCGCACGCGGGCTGACGCCGGCCTGGATGGCGAGGATGCCCTCGACGAGCATGTAGCGGTGCGCGACCTCGATGCTCGAGGCCCGCTTCATCTTGTTGGCGATCGGCATGAAGAAGCAGTTGGCGATGCCGATGCCCCACAGCGTCGCGATGAAGGCGGCGGCGATGGCGTGCCCCATCTTCCCCGGGTCCTCCATGTGGCTCAGTGCCAGCGTGAGACCGAGGACGCAGCCGACGATGCCGATCGCGGGTGCGTAGGTGCCGCAGTCCATGTGGAACTTCGCGGCGACCTTGTGGCGCTCCTTCATCGCGGCGATGTCGGCCT
This genomic interval from Mycobacteriales bacterium contains the following:
- a CDS encoding MotA/TolQ/ExbB proton channel family protein, which codes for MEVATPAGILFAVIAIGAAFILEGGSPMVAFSNPAAIIIIIGGTVGVGIASNRMSDIGPGTKATLKMLLPGKKVDSAAAVTEMMEFADIARRDGLLALEEKAKQVEDPFMKRGLELVIDGTDSDEVAAVLEADIAAMKERHKVAAKFHMDCGTYAPAIGIVGCVLGLTLALSHMEDPGKMGHAIAAAFIATLWGIGIANCFFMPIANKMKRASSIEVAHRYMLVEGILAIQAGVSPRAVGEKLKSHLAPKVRAGMEEKKAA
- a CDS encoding FliM/FliN family flagellar motor switch protein, with translation MAASLFDFRDPLPMPSGAHRLVAAIADAAPRVGLVLGLATGRSVVITCTAPRRAALVEVASPGAVWAPLLCGLPDPGLLLVPVEAAVALADLLMGGPGEPESRATTALEQALLLQHLVPALRPLAEALADRGVTTFEAGAVSDEELPPGTGEVLALPLDVVLPTGAALVVTVCLPAKSLLPSDAAPHPAAPTPVAHAALADVPVDVSLRLPTTRVSADQVEDLVPGDVLRLEPGAEGALVGVLACSAGDLTVLTAALGRRGRRRAVQVGSVLTATTHTSGGR
- a CDS encoding flagellar biosynthetic protein FliQ — translated: MTESDIVNIAGQALLLAAKLSGPLLIVALVIGVVVSLLQAVFQVQDQTLSMVPKLAIGGAVLAVTGGWMLRITVDFTAELWSRIPELVG
- a CDS encoding flagellar biosynthetic protein FliO — its product is MDVVGALARVLLVFGLLAVVLVVLKRTGGVGAKRAGAMQVVASARLAKGAALTVVRLDGREYVLGVTEHTVTLLQDQTGERVEPVTLPVAATAPATGATPASPATPPAPPTLPAFLKNLWASRGGRVLDATELSKAAVTAALAHATGRPTPVVPLAVPPRTAPAVPVADGTATPDLPRPRTARTDALLDEEHPWSRACAPAFRAAERASAVR
- a CDS encoding EscU/YscU/HrcU family type III secretion system export apparatus switch protein — its product is MSGEKTEKATPKKKQDLRKKGSAARSVDLPSGVSLVALVLVMPMLVGSLTGVVEEHMALLLGRADVESLAQARELTAGLLVDSVKAIALPVALVGAAALASGSLVTRSAPNPHALKPSWDRMSPAKTAKRMVSQHSLVELLRNTVKLALLALVTYGAWQDGYAKLIASGGGLESLRSIVGDATTGMLWRMALLAVVVGLADAAWQRHSFNKQSRMSHQDIQDEHKQQEGNPQAKGAMRSRQLAMARSRMVQAVPRADVVLANPTHLVVALQYVPGSAAPVVVARGAGVVADRIKAIAVEHGVPVLADKPLARALYRATEVGDTIPIELFRAVAEVLAVVYAARRRGTRPTWHPTRTEVAA
- a CDS encoding flagellar biosynthetic protein FliR, producing the protein MPEELSALLPGTATLSAFLLVLTRTTAWVVTAPVISARGVASPGRLAVGVALALFLTPLVPVGTIPTDLPGFATLVLAQAGIGLLLGFLTGLLFSAFEVAGTLIDLAGGFSFSSLVDPLTGQPAAAFSRLFSLCFGAVLFATEGYRVIIGGFVASFRVMPLDELPALSEASAGVVGHAATTVVGAALMVAAPLLGVLFLTDVALALAARFVPQANTLSVALPVKTLIALTAGGATLALLPGHAAALIEPALRLPSEVLV
- the fliP gene encoding flagellar type III secretion system pore protein FliP (The bacterial flagellar biogenesis protein FliP forms a type III secretion system (T3SS)-type pore required for flagellar assembly.), yielding MVTRVRARLPRCGEGVRRALTLVALVAGLLVTGATAASAVSIEPVRPVATVAPVAPVAPAVPGATATPRPGTTGTPGVPDLRDVGDGGTTNPVTLVLLLGSLSLLPGLLIMITAFTRIVIVLGFTRSALGTQGVPPNQVLIGLALFLTFFVMGPVLSEANDNALQPYLDGTISQSVAFERGMEPFREFMLEQVREKDLEMFVELSRAERPATPEDVATTTLIPAYVIGELRAAFLIGFVIFVPFIVLDLVISAALSAMGMAMLPPSLISLPFKLLLFVAVDGWYLITSSLVRSFG
- a CDS encoding flagellar biosynthesis protein FlhA, coding for MTSPTKARGGRGAAVGVPLIVVSVVIMMVVPLPPLLLDMLLATNLAVAVVILLTAITAERALDFSVFPALLLVTTLMRLALNISTTRLILTEGEAGKVVHAFGSVVVGGSLVVGLVIFLILVIIQFVVITNGAGRVAEVAARFTLDAMPGKQMAIDADLNSGLIDDAQARQRRLDVSREADFYGSMDGASKFVKGDAIAAIVIVTVNLLGGFAIGVLQHGMTLSEAIGTYALLSVGDGLVSQVPALLISVASGIVVTRVQSDHDGGLGSDLVTQLLRSSLALRVGAVAVAALGLMPQMPKLPFLALAGLLLLLAARNPSPTEDPAVAEPAAESEQTEVVLEQVRVEPLELELAPDLLDLLDPSRGGSLMDRVRALRKRIATDLGLVVPPVRTRDAMGLPASTYVVKVHGVETARGEAPPGHSMVLGDDARGLPGRATVDPVFGLPATWVQDELAQVLAAEGATVIDRASVIVTHLSEVVRSCAADLLTRQDVQVLVDAVKTISPVVAAEVGTESLSLAEVQRVLRELLAEGVPVRDLTRILEAVTARSRETRSPEALVEAARGVLGPTISAGASVGGRLAALTLDPLLEQSLLESARGGDSGSWLALDPIRMEQLVQGIGDAVSTAEASGHRPAVVCAAQLRPAVRRMVAAGRPDLPVLAYSELSRSLTVDPVGVIHLAQRAAA
- a CDS encoding OmpA family protein, with translation MRRPHRHEDHEEHPSEAWLIALADMMTLLMVTFLMMFAISSLDLKKFQTFKEAFAQGTGTVLPQLPGEGVPTEGDVSDEPLAPEDGDPIPEASAWVPNPGGPEEPPPVIDREKFDELRKQINERVTAVGLADKVDVAADPRGLVLYVTSGVLFESGEAQLNPKGDQLLGQLGKVFRGIGNNLVVEGHTDSRPISSAQFPSNWELSTARATIVLRFLHDAQKVPSNRLSAAGYADTRPRRKGATEAAWSANRRVEIVVAAPTTTPKAVKAATSPTSATSSASPTPAPTPEPGEEGDGGH
- the fliN gene encoding flagellar motor switch protein FliN — translated: MSLPDDFADAFAGVPESLPQAATVTATLDEPVTDVTTASDPVTATTAVVAGIPAPRSGPVMGPTATDLPDLERPDLPDLGEGLPSTGDARDLRLLAEVQVELAVELGRVKLPLRDLLSLGPGAVLELDRAADAPVDVLVNGCLVARGEVVVIDGQFGVRVTAVVER